One segment of Zhihengliuella halotolerans DNA contains the following:
- a CDS encoding enoyl-CoA hydratase/isomerase family protein, whose product MSDDVLDAATDYETILVTRYGPALVVTVNRPRALNALAQQVVAELLDLTGRLVEALPSVDAPAAGEWVCRGVIVTGTGEKAFVAGADIREMSGMTPEQAEAYARDMHRVTLNLEALPVPVIAAVNGFALGGGCELAMACDFIYASENAAFGQPEVSLGLVPGFGGSVRLQQRVGVGIARELIMTGRRITAAEAHRIGLVNQVFADHAALLDAARDTVDTIAAQAPTAVANAKATMNAVAHRSVADGLDVEAAAFRAAFTTEDSRIGRDAFLSKESASFSGR is encoded by the coding sequence ATGAGCGACGACGTCCTCGACGCCGCGACCGACTACGAAACGATCCTCGTCACGCGGTACGGCCCCGCGCTGGTGGTCACCGTCAACCGGCCGCGAGCGCTCAACGCGCTGGCGCAGCAGGTCGTGGCCGAGCTTCTCGATCTGACCGGACGGCTCGTCGAGGCTCTGCCGAGCGTGGACGCGCCGGCGGCTGGCGAGTGGGTCTGCCGCGGTGTGATCGTCACCGGCACCGGGGAGAAGGCTTTCGTCGCCGGCGCCGACATCCGCGAGATGTCCGGCATGACGCCGGAGCAGGCCGAGGCCTACGCCCGGGACATGCATCGGGTGACACTGAATCTCGAGGCCCTGCCCGTGCCGGTCATCGCCGCAGTCAACGGCTTCGCGCTCGGCGGCGGCTGCGAGCTCGCGATGGCGTGCGACTTCATCTACGCGAGCGAGAACGCCGCATTCGGCCAGCCGGAGGTCTCCCTCGGCCTCGTCCCGGGGTTCGGCGGCTCCGTCCGCCTGCAGCAGCGCGTCGGCGTCGGCATAGCGCGCGAGCTCATCATGACCGGGCGCCGGATCACGGCAGCCGAGGCCCATCGGATCGGCCTCGTCAATCAGGTCTTCGCGGACCACGCAGCGCTGCTGGACGCCGCACGGGACACCGTCGACACCATCGCCGCTCAGGCGCCGACGGCCGTGGCCAACGCCAAGGCGACCATGAACGCCGTCGCGCACCGCTCCGTCGCCGACGGGCTCGACGTCGAGGCGGCCGCCTTCCGGGCCGCGTTCACGACCGAGGACTCGCGCATCGGCCGCGACGCATTTCTGTCCAAAGAATCCGCATCGTTCTCAGGAAGGTAG
- a CDS encoding alpha/beta hydrolase family protein, which translates to MSSAALNISDIAYTLDHYGDLPSQFVEVILPEGHARGVVVVIHGGYWRAKYDAELGLPLAADLARNGWAAVNLEYRRTESEDAEDAGGWPATFEDVAAGIDHVRKVLPEAYVGLPVFALGHSAGGHLAAWAASRTDFAPGTVGADPVVALDGVLSQAGVLDLHQAHELGLSNGAAQLLMGSTPEEEPDAWKHADPTRLVPAPVDVVVLHPEADESVPVSIAHSYCEAAAAAGGDPRFRAIPGDHLSVVDVESRAWQMCMKELDRLAEAHGSKPAR; encoded by the coding sequence ATGTCATCCGCTGCACTGAATATTTCCGATATCGCATATACGCTCGATCACTACGGCGACCTGCCCAGCCAATTCGTCGAGGTCATCCTGCCGGAGGGGCACGCCCGGGGCGTGGTCGTGGTGATCCACGGTGGGTACTGGCGGGCGAAATACGATGCTGAGCTCGGTCTTCCGCTCGCCGCCGACCTGGCCCGGAACGGTTGGGCCGCCGTCAATCTGGAGTACCGGCGCACCGAGTCCGAGGATGCGGAGGATGCGGGCGGATGGCCGGCGACGTTCGAAGACGTCGCGGCGGGCATCGACCACGTCCGAAAGGTACTGCCCGAGGCATATGTCGGGCTTCCGGTCTTTGCGCTGGGTCACTCGGCCGGCGGGCACCTCGCCGCGTGGGCCGCGAGCCGCACAGACTTTGCGCCCGGCACGGTGGGCGCCGACCCGGTTGTCGCCCTCGACGGCGTACTCAGCCAGGCCGGCGTGCTCGACCTGCACCAGGCCCACGAGCTCGGCTTGAGCAACGGCGCAGCACAGCTCCTCATGGGCTCGACCCCCGAGGAGGAACCCGACGCGTGGAAGCACGCCGACCCAACGCGGCTCGTCCCAGCGCCCGTGGACGTCGTCGTGCTGCACCCCGAGGCTGACGAGTCGGTGCCCGTATCGATCGCCCACTCCTACTGCGAGGCGGCGGCCGCCGCCGGGGGCGACCCGCGCTTTCGCGCGATCCCCGGCGACCACCTCTCCGTGGTCGATGTCGAGAGCCGGGCCTGGCAGATGTGCATGAAGGAGCTGGACCGCCTCGCGGAGGCGCACGGCTCCAAACCCGCCCGCTGA
- a CDS encoding carbohydrate kinase family protein gives MLTVMGEGLVDVLSGGISAPKTYVGGSPLNVSVALARLGHAVTFVGRYGDDGPGTMIRDYLQANSVREALGPDGMPTSTARGTLDPAGTATYDFDFAWQLPALSEFESALKDAQLVHTGSIACVVEPGASTVLHAVETARPHATITYDPNIRPTFVRNHAEAVAQAERFVKLSDVVRTSDDDLDWLYPRRSIADSARAWRRMGPAVVAVTHGSRGASGFVENGEVTVPNRTVEVADSVGSGDTFMAALISGIVDRELIGSAQREHLRALPADQLRQILDFAIRAAAVTVSRAGANPPYRSEVQ, from the coding sequence TTGCTGACAGTCATGGGCGAGGGTCTCGTCGACGTCCTATCCGGCGGCATCAGCGCGCCCAAAACCTACGTGGGCGGCAGCCCGCTGAACGTGTCGGTCGCGTTGGCACGGCTCGGCCATGCGGTGACGTTCGTCGGCCGCTACGGCGACGACGGTCCCGGAACCATGATTCGCGACTACCTGCAGGCGAACTCGGTGCGCGAGGCGCTGGGCCCGGATGGGATGCCGACAAGCACGGCGCGCGGCACACTCGACCCGGCCGGGACCGCGACATACGACTTCGACTTCGCCTGGCAGCTGCCGGCGCTGAGCGAGTTCGAGTCCGCGCTGAAGGACGCGCAGCTGGTGCACACCGGGTCGATCGCGTGCGTTGTCGAGCCGGGAGCGTCCACGGTGCTGCACGCCGTCGAGACCGCACGTCCGCATGCGACGATCACCTACGACCCCAATATCCGCCCGACGTTCGTGCGGAATCACGCCGAGGCCGTCGCCCAGGCGGAGCGGTTCGTGAAACTGTCCGACGTCGTGCGGACCTCCGACGACGATCTCGACTGGCTCTATCCGCGCCGTAGCATCGCTGACTCGGCCCGCGCCTGGCGGCGCATGGGGCCGGCAGTCGTCGCGGTCACTCACGGTTCGCGCGGGGCCTCCGGGTTCGTCGAGAACGGCGAGGTCACGGTGCCCAACCGCACCGTCGAGGTTGCCGATAGCGTCGGCTCGGGCGACACGTTCATGGCCGCGCTGATCTCCGGGATCGTCGACCGCGAGCTCATCGGGTCCGCGCAGCGCGAGCACCTGCGCGCCCTGCCCGCCGACCAGTTGCGTCAGATTCTCGACTTCGCGATCCGCGCTGCGGCCGTGACCGTGTCCCGCGCTGGTGCCAACCCGCCGTACCGCAGCGAGGTTCAGTAG
- a CDS encoding HAD family hydrolase produces MSAIKLIASDIDGTILHPDGRITERTVAAFQAARAAGLEIVFVTGRPFRWLTPIQEAFGKLGTVICSNGALVYDLETDRILESRTLTGTTVAEVRRRILRLESAARFAAETPHGLYLEPGFVEPEESDLLEGIEPGLLPMDRLEAEGTVKLLAKLGTTTSEAFRKAVYPEVSDLVAVTHSAPGVALLEMSRPDVNKAVALEQFARQLGLTREHVAAFGDMPNDLEMLSWAGLGCAMGSGHKLAKKAAAAVTGTLEDDGVAQMIERILDGAVPGERREDDGGLGRKAQAP; encoded by the coding sequence ATGAGCGCCATCAAGCTCATCGCCAGCGACATCGACGGGACGATCCTCCACCCCGACGGCCGGATCACGGAGCGAACGGTCGCCGCGTTCCAGGCCGCACGCGCGGCGGGGCTGGAGATCGTGTTCGTGACCGGCCGCCCGTTTCGCTGGCTCACGCCGATTCAGGAGGCGTTCGGCAAGCTCGGCACGGTCATCTGCTCCAACGGGGCGCTCGTCTACGATCTGGAAACAGACCGCATCCTGGAGTCCCGGACCCTGACCGGGACCACGGTCGCTGAGGTCCGTCGTCGTATTCTGCGCCTCGAATCCGCGGCGCGATTCGCCGCAGAGACCCCGCACGGCCTCTACCTCGAGCCTGGCTTCGTGGAGCCGGAGGAGTCCGACCTGTTGGAGGGCATCGAACCAGGCCTGCTGCCCATGGACCGGCTCGAGGCGGAGGGCACGGTCAAGCTGCTCGCCAAGCTCGGCACGACGACGTCCGAGGCCTTCCGCAAAGCCGTTTACCCGGAGGTCTCCGACCTGGTCGCCGTCACGCACTCCGCGCCGGGCGTCGCGCTCTTGGAGATGTCGCGGCCGGACGTGAACAAAGCGGTCGCGCTGGAGCAGTTCGCCCGCCAGCTCGGCCTGACGCGTGAGCACGTCGCCGCCTTCGGCGACATGCCCAACGACCTCGAGATGCTCTCGTGGGCGGGCCTGGGCTGCGCCATGGGTTCCGGACACAAGCTCGCCAAGAAGGCGGCGGCGGCCGTCACCGGCACGCTGGAGGACGACGGCGTCGCGCAGATGATCGAGCGAATCCTCGACGGCGCGGTGCCGGGTGAAAGACGCGAAGACGACGGAGGCCTCGGCCGGAAAGCGCAGGCGCCATGA
- a CDS encoding glycerophosphodiester phosphodiesterase family protein: MNRRTVTAYAHRGYAPDGAENTLAAFRAAVERGFTHLETDVRTSADGVPMVFHDEHVDRVTEGFGRVSELTSGELARLRVAKREPIPTFEQLLEEFPDAHINVDLKDDASVPLIAELITRHEASDRVVVASFSDRRRRRFTHYLAEHGMPPVRVTAGAKLIGAFTLLGLFSRGRFQPWRVLTPLLKSVVALQVPVKQGPIPVVTRAFVERAHEAGREVHVWVVNDAETMRALLDAGVDAIMTDEAGTLIEVFTERGVWPPAGER; the protein is encoded by the coding sequence ATGAACCGCAGGACCGTCACGGCGTACGCGCACCGCGGCTACGCGCCCGACGGCGCCGAGAACACTCTGGCTGCGTTCCGCGCCGCCGTCGAACGCGGATTCACTCACCTGGAAACGGACGTGCGCACGAGTGCCGACGGCGTGCCGATGGTGTTCCACGACGAGCACGTCGACCGCGTCACCGAGGGGTTCGGGCGCGTGAGCGAGCTGACCTCCGGCGAGCTGGCCCGGCTGCGCGTCGCGAAGCGGGAACCCATCCCCACGTTCGAGCAACTGCTCGAGGAATTCCCCGACGCGCACATCAACGTGGACCTCAAGGACGACGCGTCCGTGCCGCTCATAGCCGAGCTGATCACCCGCCACGAGGCGTCCGACCGCGTGGTGGTCGCGTCGTTCTCGGATCGCCGGCGTCGCCGTTTCACGCACTACCTGGCCGAGCACGGAATGCCGCCGGTCCGGGTGACGGCGGGCGCCAAGCTGATCGGGGCGTTCACGCTGCTCGGGCTGTTCAGTCGCGGCAGGTTCCAGCCGTGGCGGGTGCTGACGCCGCTCCTGAAGAGCGTTGTCGCCCTGCAGGTGCCAGTCAAACAGGGGCCGATCCCGGTGGTGACGAGAGCTTTCGTCGAGCGCGCCCACGAGGCCGGGCGCGAGGTGCACGTGTGGGTCGTGAACGACGCGGAGACCATGCGCGCGCTGCTCGACGCGGGCGTCGACGCGATCATGACCGACGAGGCGGGCACGCTCATTGAAGTTTTCACCGAGCGCGGGGTGTGGCCCCCGGCCGGTGAGCGCTAG
- a CDS encoding aminoglycoside phosphotransferase family protein, producing the protein MDDDLDILNQANYRGARLLAKGMEGSVYLLHDGTVGKVPHSSGPSAAQDDGFGTALATRSFPFAVPAPLGTTDLSDGRTMRIERLLPGRPLDDFYDPTLGALNSHVVTAVGDVLAGLRELQFEVPARTILDGERYDATVDTWADTLVSLGHRRFAKFGKQLRARDPDVRRTVSDLLTFLASRRDIEPRVIHGDICGANVLVDDDCHVTAVIDWGFFSVLAEPELDAAIASAVLDMYGPHAADIEGELTDALVERFDLNRDALVAYKGVYALMTSNVYSPDGTDGHFAWCSAILARPDVQAAAATFAERAEIRVEAL; encoded by the coding sequence TTGGACGACGACCTCGATATCCTGAACCAGGCCAATTACCGCGGGGCCCGCTTGCTGGCCAAGGGTATGGAAGGCAGCGTCTACCTTCTCCATGATGGGACCGTTGGCAAAGTTCCGCACTCGTCGGGACCATCCGCTGCGCAGGATGATGGGTTCGGAACGGCCCTGGCTACCCGCAGTTTCCCCTTCGCCGTACCGGCACCTCTCGGTACGACGGATCTCAGCGACGGGCGAACGATGAGAATCGAGCGGCTTCTGCCCGGTCGCCCGCTTGACGACTTCTACGACCCGACCCTAGGCGCACTAAACTCGCATGTCGTGACCGCCGTCGGTGACGTCTTGGCCGGGCTTCGGGAGCTGCAGTTCGAAGTGCCAGCACGCACCATCCTCGACGGCGAGAGATACGACGCGACAGTCGACACCTGGGCGGACACCCTGGTCAGTCTCGGGCACCGCCGCTTCGCGAAGTTCGGGAAGCAGCTTCGGGCCCGCGACCCTGATGTGCGTCGGACCGTGTCGGATTTGCTGACGTTCCTGGCCTCGCGCCGCGATATCGAACCGCGCGTCATCCACGGAGACATCTGCGGTGCCAATGTGCTCGTCGACGACGACTGCCACGTCACAGCGGTCATCGACTGGGGCTTTTTCAGCGTCCTCGCCGAACCGGAGCTTGACGCCGCTATCGCCTCCGCCGTGCTCGATATGTACGGTCCCCATGCCGCCGACATCGAAGGCGAACTCACTGACGCCCTCGTCGAACGTTTTGATCTGAACCGCGACGCCCTCGTCGCCTACAAGGGTGTCTACGCGCTCATGACGAGCAACGTTTACAGCCCCGATGGAACCGACGGTCACTTTGCCTGGTGTTCCGCCATACTCGCCCGTCCCGACGTGCAGGCCGCCGCCGCAACGTTCGCTGAGCGTGCAGAGATCCGGGTAGAGGCTCTCTGA
- a CDS encoding LURP-one-related/scramblase family protein — protein MSILTHDVLVFQQTKNFSKNDFAIMDGAGQQVAHVETGGSALGRMFTGARQLTVFDGPDAPVIQVKDTMTFGRDRLEILDGAGAPLASLVKRITFFKTRITIDLQGEEMDLLGNIWGFDFQVTGTNGVVATVSREWSGMGNAFLGKSTYALHLDEGLTVPQRQAVIGSILALDLIREKEQRSS, from the coding sequence ATGTCGATCCTCACGCATGACGTCCTCGTCTTCCAGCAGACCAAGAACTTCTCGAAGAACGACTTCGCGATCATGGATGGCGCCGGGCAGCAGGTCGCCCACGTCGAAACCGGCGGCAGCGCCCTCGGGCGCATGTTCACGGGCGCGCGCCAGCTCACCGTCTTCGACGGACCGGACGCCCCGGTCATTCAGGTCAAGGACACCATGACCTTCGGCCGGGACCGTCTGGAGATCCTCGACGGCGCAGGCGCCCCGCTGGCAAGCCTCGTCAAACGCATCACCTTCTTCAAGACCCGGATCACGATCGACCTGCAGGGCGAGGAAATGGACCTTCTCGGCAACATCTGGGGCTTCGACTTCCAGGTCACCGGGACCAACGGCGTTGTCGCCACCGTCTCCCGCGAATGGTCGGGGATGGGCAACGCGTTCCTCGGCAAGTCGACCTACGCCCTGCACCTCGACGAAGGACTCACCGTCCCGCAGCGCCAGGCGGTCATCGGCTCGATCCTGGCCCTCGACCTCATCCGCGAGAAGGAGCAGCGCAGCAGCTGA
- a CDS encoding phosphotransferase — protein MADWNEAWTSEQWRADASQWIDLVLMTYELTRTGEPQQTLNDIFSTQIAVPTDHGKLFFKANNPGQYAEVSVTSVAANLAPDQLVMPLAIEPQRGWMISPDYGETLRALPTTDYKLWARILREFAKVQRSLVDFGETLFDAGLLHLDPAWLPHYIDEQLMLHASMPREHALHLPARDAEELDAQLGEVKGMCEFLAAGPIPLSLEHNDLHRGNAFLPTTPDEPLRFMDLGDAYWAHPFASLGTPVRVMCEELDTTPNDPRIRSAITSYLEQWTDYSTVDELWAYVEPALRAGKLQQHAMAMRVLAGASESDLRRHAGLALQPLAELAQPVFTD, from the coding sequence GTGGCCGACTGGAATGAAGCGTGGACGAGCGAGCAGTGGCGAGCCGACGCCTCGCAGTGGATCGATCTGGTCCTGATGACCTACGAGCTCACCCGCACCGGTGAGCCGCAGCAGACGCTGAACGACATCTTCTCCACGCAGATCGCCGTCCCCACGGATCACGGCAAACTCTTCTTCAAGGCCAATAATCCCGGCCAGTACGCCGAGGTCTCCGTGACCTCCGTTGCCGCGAATCTCGCCCCGGACCAGCTCGTCATGCCGCTCGCGATCGAGCCCCAGCGCGGGTGGATGATCAGCCCGGACTACGGCGAGACCCTGCGCGCTCTCCCGACGACCGACTACAAGCTGTGGGCCCGTATCCTGCGTGAGTTCGCCAAGGTCCAGCGCAGCCTCGTCGACTTCGGCGAGACCCTCTTCGACGCCGGCCTGCTGCACCTCGACCCCGCCTGGCTCCCGCACTACATCGACGAGCAGCTCATGCTGCACGCCTCAATGCCCCGCGAGCACGCACTGCACCTCCCCGCCCGCGACGCCGAGGAACTCGACGCTCAGCTCGGCGAGGTCAAGGGCATGTGCGAATTCCTCGCCGCCGGCCCGATCCCGCTGTCGCTCGAGCACAACGACCTGCACCGCGGCAACGCCTTCCTCCCGACGACTCCCGACGAGCCCCTGCGGTTCATGGACCTCGGCGACGCGTACTGGGCGCACCCGTTCGCCTCCCTCGGCACACCCGTGAGGGTCATGTGCGAGGAGCTGGACACGACGCCGAACGATCCCCGCATCCGCAGCGCCATCACGAGCTACCTCGAACAGTGGACTGACTACAGCACCGTCGACGAATTGTGGGCGTACGTGGAACCGGCCCTGCGCGCCGGGAAGCTGCAGCAGCACGCCATGGCGATGCGGGTCCTCGCCGGGGCGTCCGAATCGGATCTGCGGCGTCACGCGGGCCTCGCGCTGCAGCCCCTCGCCGAGCTCGCCCAGCCGGTCTTCACGGATTAG
- a CDS encoding uracil-xanthine permease family protein yields MSNPLGFGWTLHGDGKTIRPGSVVAPDERLNWLQTTGIGIQHVMAMFGATVLVPAITGFPATTTLLFSGVGTILFLIITAGRVPSYLGSSFAFLAPVGAAMNTHGMGGALGGIVVTGAALFLVGLIVQKAGTGWIHRLMPPVVMGTIVALIGLNLAGTTWEPMRDFPLTTFATVGAIVISAVLFKGLLGRLSILVGIVIGYVVALAQGQVDYSAVEKAAVFGPPPFTAPTFHLDVMLVFLPVVFVLIAENIGHVKTVGLMTRRDLDGVYGRAIMADGAATILAGAGGGSGTTTYAENIGVMASSRVYSTAAYWVAGFAAILLAFSPKVGAVINTIPAGVTGGAGIILYGMIGIIGARLWVQNKVNFANPINLMTAGAGLIIAISMGSSAIMFGELQLGGIAIGTISTLAIFHVMTVIARVRGTEPIDEDEEQATEPSKLG; encoded by the coding sequence ATGAGCAACCCCCTCGGCTTCGGCTGGACGCTGCACGGCGATGGCAAGACCATCCGCCCCGGTTCGGTCGTCGCCCCCGACGAACGCCTGAACTGGCTGCAGACCACCGGCATCGGCATCCAGCACGTCATGGCCATGTTCGGCGCGACCGTCCTGGTCCCGGCGATCACGGGCTTTCCGGCCACCACCACGCTGCTCTTCTCCGGCGTCGGCACCATCCTCTTCCTCATCATCACGGCGGGTCGCGTGCCGAGCTACCTCGGCTCGTCGTTCGCGTTCCTGGCGCCGGTCGGCGCCGCGATGAACACCCACGGCATGGGCGGTGCTCTCGGCGGCATCGTCGTCACCGGCGCGGCCCTGTTCCTGGTCGGCCTGATCGTCCAGAAGGCCGGCACGGGCTGGATCCACCGCCTCATGCCGCCCGTGGTCATGGGCACGATCGTGGCCTTGATCGGCCTGAACCTCGCCGGCACCACCTGGGAGCCGATGCGGGACTTCCCGCTCACGACGTTCGCCACGGTCGGCGCGATCGTGATCTCCGCGGTGCTGTTCAAGGGTCTGCTCGGGCGCCTGTCCATCCTCGTCGGCATCGTGATCGGCTACGTCGTCGCACTCGCCCAGGGCCAGGTGGACTACTCGGCCGTCGAGAAGGCCGCAGTCTTCGGGCCGCCGCCGTTCACGGCCCCCACCTTCCACCTGGACGTGATGCTGGTGTTCCTGCCGGTCGTCTTCGTCCTGATCGCGGAGAACATCGGCCACGTCAAGACGGTGGGCCTGATGACCCGCCGCGACCTGGACGGTGTGTACGGCCGTGCGATCATGGCGGACGGCGCCGCGACGATCCTCGCCGGCGCGGGCGGCGGGTCGGGTACGACGACGTACGCGGAGAACATCGGCGTCATGGCGTCTTCGCGCGTGTACTCCACGGCCGCCTACTGGGTGGCCGGATTCGCTGCCATCCTGCTGGCGTTCTCCCCGAAGGTCGGGGCGGTCATCAACACGATCCCCGCAGGCGTGACGGGCGGAGCGGGCATCATCCTCTACGGCATGATCGGCATCATCGGCGCGCGCCTGTGGGTGCAGAACAAGGTCAACTTCGCGAACCCGATCAACCTCATGACGGCCGGTGCGGGCCTGATCATCGCGATCTCGATGGGCTCGAGCGCGATCATGTTCGGCGAGCTGCAGCTCGGCGGCATCGCGATCGGCACCATCTCGACTCTGGCGATCTTCCACGTCATGACGGTCATCGCCCGCGTCCGCGGCACGGAGCCGATCGACGAGGACGAGGAGCAGGCGACAGAACCGAGCAAGCTCGGCTGA
- the thiD gene encoding bifunctional hydroxymethylpyrimidine kinase/phosphomethylpyrimidine kinase: MSEIPNVLSIAGSDPSGGAGIQADLKSIAACGGYGMAALTALTAQNTRGVTGVHLPPADFVTAQLDAIADDVRVDAVKIGMLANVETIEAVGAWLAPRRGPGGPAVVLDPVMVATSGDRLTDDDTVAALRYLVSHADLVTPNLPELAVLLDTEPATTWPEALEQAQRLAQQADVLVLAKGGHLAGHDDGATAGRCPDALVGLDGVVLELDDERVDTTSTHGTGCSLSSAMATLYARFGDWPTALRAAKGWLTQALRDAADLDVGSGHGPVGHLGQLWAGKSVPDPRADVQYWWDLIEDLRARIDDVWFVKQLADGTLERADFEHYLAQDSIYLRTYSKVLSRAAQLAPTLDEQQFWANSASECLAVELGLHQARLAEAEARGETPTEGEAPTSAETRSYLNHLLSAAAIGSYAVVAAAVLPCYWLYQDIGTRLAAANRPDHPYADWLGMYSSPEFDAATQQAIAITQRLARQADPREREAMLDAYLESSRQEMDFFAQRRP; encoded by the coding sequence ATGTCTGAGATCCCCAACGTCCTCTCGATCGCCGGTTCCGACCCGTCCGGCGGCGCCGGCATCCAGGCCGACCTGAAGTCCATCGCCGCGTGCGGTGGCTACGGGATGGCCGCTCTGACGGCCCTGACCGCGCAGAACACCCGCGGGGTCACGGGCGTGCACCTGCCGCCGGCCGACTTCGTCACCGCCCAGCTGGACGCGATCGCCGACGACGTCCGCGTCGACGCCGTGAAGATCGGCATGCTCGCCAACGTCGAGACCATCGAGGCCGTCGGCGCGTGGCTCGCACCCCGGCGCGGACCGGGCGGCCCCGCCGTGGTGCTGGACCCGGTCATGGTCGCCACGAGCGGGGACCGGCTCACCGACGACGACACCGTCGCCGCCCTGCGCTACCTGGTCTCCCACGCGGATCTCGTCACCCCGAACCTGCCCGAGCTCGCCGTCCTGCTCGACACCGAGCCGGCCACCACGTGGCCCGAGGCCCTCGAGCAGGCCCAGCGCCTGGCCCAGCAGGCGGACGTCCTGGTGCTCGCCAAGGGCGGGCACCTCGCCGGGCACGACGACGGCGCGACCGCCGGCCGGTGCCCCGACGCGCTCGTGGGACTCGACGGCGTCGTCCTGGAACTCGACGACGAGCGCGTGGACACGACGAGCACGCACGGGACCGGGTGCTCGCTGTCGTCGGCGATGGCGACGCTCTACGCGCGGTTCGGCGACTGGCCCACCGCGCTGCGGGCCGCGAAGGGCTGGCTGACGCAGGCGCTGCGCGACGCGGCCGATCTCGACGTCGGCTCCGGTCACGGGCCGGTCGGCCACCTCGGTCAGCTCTGGGCGGGGAAGTCCGTCCCGGACCCGCGCGCCGACGTGCAGTACTGGTGGGACCTCATCGAGGATCTTCGGGCGCGGATCGACGACGTCTGGTTCGTTAAGCAGCTGGCCGACGGGACGCTCGAGCGCGCGGACTTCGAGCACTACCTGGCGCAGGACTCGATCTACCTTCGCACGTACTCCAAGGTCCTCTCGCGGGCGGCGCAGCTGGCCCCCACTCTGGACGAGCAGCAGTTCTGGGCGAACAGCGCCAGCGAGTGCCTGGCGGTGGAGCTGGGGTTGCACCAGGCGCGGTTGGCCGAGGCGGAGGCCCGCGGGGAGACCCCGACGGAAGGCGAAGCGCCGACGTCCGCGGAGACCCGCTCCTACCTGAACCACCTGCTGTCCGCGGCCGCGATCGGCTCCTACGCGGTGGTCGCGGCCGCCGTCCTGCCCTGCTACTGGCTCTACCAGGACATCGGGACGCGGTTGGCCGCGGCCAACCGCCCCGACCACCCGTATGCCGACTGGCTGGGCATGTACTCCTCCCCGGAATTCGACGCCGCCACGCAGCAGGCGATCGCGATCACGCAGCGCCTCGCCCGGCAGGCCGACCCGCGCGAACGCGAGGCGATGCTGGACGCGTACCTCGAATCCTCGCGGCAGGAGATGGACTTCTTCGCCCAGCGCCGCCCCTGA
- a CDS encoding thiamine phosphate synthase, protein MAIYLVADAESTVGRELADIVAGAVAGGLRMVQLRAKNLPARDFLAATIASAAHTAGRATLVVNDRVDVFLAARSAGAAVDGVHLGQSDLPATAVRELIGADAVLGLSASEPGELDDLASLRAGTVDYLGTGAIRATPTKKDHPDPLGWDGFARFVDLVRAGADASPGSGLNTAAGQPLPCVAIGGVAAGDAAAARSSSAAGLAVVRAICAADDPARAAADLVTEWNQAHV, encoded by the coding sequence TTGGCTATATACCTTGTCGCGGATGCTGAGAGCACCGTCGGCCGGGAACTCGCGGACATCGTGGCCGGTGCCGTCGCCGGCGGTTTGCGCATGGTGCAGCTACGGGCCAAGAACCTGCCGGCCCGGGACTTCCTGGCCGCCACGATCGCGTCCGCCGCGCACACCGCGGGCCGCGCCACCCTGGTGGTGAACGACCGCGTAGACGTCTTCCTCGCCGCACGCTCCGCGGGCGCCGCCGTCGACGGCGTGCACCTCGGCCAGTCCGACCTGCCGGCTACGGCGGTGCGCGAACTCATCGGGGCGGACGCGGTGCTGGGCCTGAGCGCATCGGAGCCGGGTGAGCTCGATGACCTCGCGAGCCTCCGCGCGGGCACCGTCGACTACCTGGGCACCGGCGCGATCCGCGCGACGCCGACGAAGAAGGACCATCCAGACCCCCTCGGCTGGGACGGCTTCGCCCGCTTCGTGGACCTCGTGCGCGCGGGCGCCGACGCATCTCCGGGCTCCGGCCTGAACACCGCCGCTGGCCAGCCCCTGCCCTGCGTCGCGATCGGCGGGGTCGCCGCGGGCGACGCCGCCGCCGCCCGCTCCTCCTCCGCGGCCGGGCTGGCCGTCGTGCGCGCGATCTGCGCCGCCGACGATCCCGCCCGGGCCGCCGCCGACCTCGTCACCGAATGGAATCAAGCACATGTCTGA